Proteins encoded by one window of Lathyrus oleraceus cultivar Zhongwan6 chromosome 1, CAAS_Psat_ZW6_1.0, whole genome shotgun sequence:
- the LOC127079823 gene encoding F-box protein At5g46170, whose product MSSLRSDQPSNLNPNPNRIYPEPYFPQIDHFDRIPDSLLLLVFNKIGDVKALGRCCVVSRRFHSLVPQVENVVVRVDCVISDDDSNSSSASSDKSRGPFWNLLRLVFGGIAKPIQTLGQFLGPKRGSGSNSGNSSSSSSSPLAVGSEDDGDGGVTHHSPTQVLKNFNEIRLLRIELPSGELGIEDGVLLKWRADFGSTLDNCVILGASSVFHPKSQDGGVVDASCGGGGNNNGGGGDDNGSIPDSFYTNGGLKLRVVWTISSLIAASARHYLLQPIISEHKTLDNLVLTDADGQGVLYMNRDQLEELRVKPLSASSASKRTLVPALNMRLWYAPHLELPDGVVLKGATLVAIRPSEMSPTTAKKEGSDLSWVSTAFEEPYRSAATMLIKRRTYCLEMNSF is encoded by the coding sequence ATGTCTTCACTTCGTTCAGATCAACCTTCCAATCTCAATCCCAATCCCAATCGGATCTACCCCGAACCCTATTTCCCCCAAATCGATCATTTCGATCGAATCCCTGATTCTCTTCTTCTCTTAGTTTTCAACAAGATCGGTGATGTTAAAGCCTTGGGGAGATGCTGCGTCGTTTCGCGCCGTTTTCACTCTTTAGTTCCTCAGGTTGAAAACGTTGTTGTTCGCGTTGATTGTGTTATTTCTGATGATGATTCCAATTCTTCGTCGGCTTCTTCTGATAAATCTCGTGGCCCGTTTTGGAATCTTCTGAGGTTGGTTTTTGGTGGGATTGCTAAGCCGATTCAAACACTTGGTCAGTTTCTGGGTCCGAAGAGAGGTTCCGGTTCCAATTCCGGGAATTCGTCTTCTTCGTCGTCTTCGCCGCTTGCTGTTGGAAGTGAGGATGATGGAGATGGCGGTGTTACACATCACTCGCCTACTCAGGTTTTGAAGAATTTTAATGAGATTCGGTTGCTTCGGATCGAGCTTCCCAGTGGGGAATTAGGGATAGAGGATGGGGTTTTGTTGAAGTGGAGAGCTGATTTTGGATCGACTCTTGATAATTGTGTAATTCTAGGGGCTTCCTCTGTTTTTCACCCTAAATCTCAAGATGGTGGTGTTGTTGATGCATCTTGTGGTGGTGGTGGAAATAACAATGGTGGTGGTGGTGATGATAATGGAAGTATACCTGATTCGTTTTATACAAACGGTGGTTTGAAATTGAGGGTAGTTTGGACGATTAGTTCGTTGATTGCTGCATCTGCAAGGCATTACTTGTTGCAACCGATTATTTCGGAGCATAAGACTTTGGATAATTTGGTGTTGACTGATGCAGATGGGCAAGGTGTGTTGTATATGAACAGAGATCAACTTGAAGAGTTGAGGGTGAAGCCGCTTTCGGCTTCTTCTGCTTCAAAGAGGACTCTTGTGCCTGCTTTGAATATGAGGCTTTGGTATGCACCTCATTTGGAGTTGCCTGATGGGGTTGTTTTGAAAGGAGCTACTCTTGTTGCTATCAGGCCTAGTGAGATGTCACCTACAACTGCTAAGAAGGAAGGATCTGATCTGTCTTGGGTTTCTACTGCTTTCGAAGAGCCTTATAGGTCTGCTGCTACAATGCTTATTAAGAGGAGGACTTATTGCCTTGAGATGAATTCCTTTTGA